A window from Corynebacterium singulare encodes these proteins:
- a CDS encoding vWA domain-containing protein: MTTLPTRSAPGQRWLALIFVTLLVFLGTLGAAVVPARAQNPTGVTDSDSSASETSSVPRSEEVAPVDENSGATMLVLDSSGSMNAQDAGGQTRLDAAKDATKNFVHELGGTIPLGLVTYGGTVDEAPENQEEGCRDIHVVSGPKKDVGDSFTGPIDALQAKGYTPIGDSLKKAAEELGGQHGTIVLVSDGIDTCAPPPVCEVAKELHEKGIDLVINTIGFNVDEEARKELSCIADAAGGEYLDADDADSLAAMIKKAAGRAANIYESNVEQIEGSEDISTPTELPRWESGEDFIFRAELDAPPNGGKDSRTDFHAESWSIPVKPGERYVATMYKTLEGAVGTPDRLYLKTFFGDGTKPPTGTHGGDEGSDECTADSDSALPGIGSDALPSASAYTYEIGSENCQGDLVLTAMRAGEYKVDEPFDVEILLHRVDPVSNKDELVSGLSSELDGELHANANGAEQMAPGNWFNNAAELRSGQTIETDIVQGEAHVYKVPMKEGQQLAAAIKAGEVSDEQALQYSFLDVAILNPVREEAGEPENLIWPKEGDEGSASASKPVAFSNRFSSNAANSYGNANWLEGDYYIVVTLDSGKGDESGEGEDNPSDKRATMKYYLTSKVLGDPIQGPKYEPVSDKTEEPRPSDENKTETKDQARGADDKSGKMMSGLLYALGAAGLILLFATIILLVFLLRGRGR, from the coding sequence ATGACAACTCTGCCCACACGATCAGCACCAGGTCAGCGCTGGCTTGCTCTTATCTTTGTTACGCTGCTGGTGTTCTTGGGGACACTAGGGGCAGCCGTAGTTCCTGCCCGCGCACAGAACCCCACTGGTGTAACTGATTCGGATTCTTCCGCCTCTGAAACATCTTCGGTCCCGCGCTCTGAGGAAGTCGCTCCCGTGGATGAAAACAGTGGTGCAACAATGTTGGTGTTGGATTCCTCTGGTTCCATGAACGCGCAAGATGCTGGTGGTCAGACGCGTCTGGATGCAGCAAAAGACGCGACCAAGAATTTTGTACATGAGTTGGGTGGAACCATTCCGCTCGGGCTTGTTACCTACGGCGGAACGGTCGACGAGGCCCCGGAGAATCAAGAAGAAGGATGCCGCGATATTCACGTGGTGAGCGGCCCTAAGAAGGACGTAGGGGATTCGTTTACAGGTCCCATCGATGCACTCCAGGCTAAGGGGTATACCCCGATTGGAGATTCCCTGAAAAAGGCAGCCGAGGAATTGGGTGGCCAGCACGGCACCATCGTGCTGGTGTCTGACGGAATCGACACCTGCGCGCCGCCGCCAGTATGTGAGGTGGCTAAAGAACTCCATGAAAAGGGCATCGACCTCGTCATCAACACCATTGGTTTTAACGTCGATGAGGAGGCTCGCAAGGAGCTTTCCTGTATCGCAGATGCCGCAGGCGGCGAGTATCTCGACGCGGATGATGCAGATTCCCTGGCGGCAATGATTAAGAAGGCCGCTGGGCGTGCGGCAAACATTTATGAGTCCAATGTGGAACAGATCGAGGGTAGCGAAGACATCTCAACGCCTACGGAGCTGCCGCGGTGGGAGTCCGGGGAGGACTTCATCTTCCGGGCTGAGTTGGATGCCCCGCCGAATGGCGGCAAGGATTCGCGCACCGACTTCCACGCGGAGTCATGGTCTATCCCCGTCAAACCAGGCGAGCGTTATGTGGCGACGATGTACAAGACTCTCGAAGGAGCAGTAGGAACACCGGATAGGTTGTACTTGAAGACGTTTTTCGGTGATGGCACAAAACCGCCGACGGGCACGCATGGTGGTGACGAAGGCTCAGATGAGTGCACAGCTGACTCGGACAGTGCGCTCCCTGGTATCGGATCTGATGCCCTGCCTAGCGCTAGCGCTTATACCTACGAAATCGGTTCCGAGAATTGCCAGGGCGACTTGGTTTTGACCGCGATGCGAGCAGGTGAATACAAGGTCGATGAGCCCTTTGACGTGGAGATCCTGCTTCACCGCGTTGACCCAGTATCCAACAAGGACGAACTCGTCAGCGGTCTCAGCAGCGAGCTGGACGGTGAACTCCATGCCAACGCCAACGGCGCTGAACAGATGGCTCCCGGAAACTGGTTTAACAATGCCGCGGAGCTTCGCAGTGGACAGACCATCGAAACCGACATTGTGCAGGGCGAAGCGCACGTCTACAAGGTCCCTATGAAGGAAGGCCAGCAGTTGGCTGCCGCAATCAAAGCTGGTGAGGTCTCGGACGAGCAGGCACTCCAATACTCATTCCTTGACGTGGCTATCCTCAATCCAGTTCGGGAGGAAGCTGGGGAGCCTGAGAATTTAATCTGGCCCAAGGAGGGGGACGAAGGGTCAGCTTCGGCGTCCAAGCCTGTTGCTTTTAGCAACCGTTTCAGCTCAAATGCGGCGAACTCCTATGGCAACGCGAACTGGTTGGAGGGTGATTACTACATTGTGGTGACCTTGGACAGTGGTAAGGGAGATGAATCGGGGGAGGGCGAAGATAACCCCTCTGACAAGCGTGCCACCATGAAGTATTACCTCACCTCCAAGGTGCTGGGTGACCCAATCCAGGGGCCGAAGTATGAGCCTGTCAGTGACAAGACTGAAGAGCCACGCCCTTCGGACGAAAACAAGACAGAGACGAAGGACCAAGCCCGTGGTGCTGATGACAAGTCTGGCAAAATGATGAGTGGTCTTCTTTACGCCTTGGGGGCGGCGGGACTCATTCTCTTATTTGCCACCATCATCCTC
- a CDS encoding dihydrofolate reductase family protein, whose product MSDTTLIDTLLGPDSEGVRLIAVSTLHGSATIDGTSDPMGNEADGELFAALREWADVAVVGSGTVKAEGYEVATSTRLAVLSQSLDFAGFEEFVAGGPIILTPEERMTSAEAQQLEAAGAELVSTGTGSVTEAIAALRERGATRISCEGGPSIYSAFIESGLLDKLYLTIDPHISPSVEKPVVDGTATSPALRLELENATPVDSTVFLRYRRISTP is encoded by the coding sequence ATGAGTGACACCACATTGATTGACACGCTGCTTGGCCCCGACAGCGAGGGAGTTCGCCTCATCGCCGTCAGTACACTGCACGGCTCAGCCACTATTGATGGCACGTCCGACCCCATGGGCAACGAGGCCGATGGAGAGCTTTTTGCCGCGCTACGCGAGTGGGCAGATGTTGCTGTGGTGGGGTCGGGAACGGTGAAGGCGGAGGGATATGAGGTGGCGACAAGCACGCGCCTAGCCGTATTGAGCCAGTCACTCGACTTTGCAGGATTCGAAGAGTTCGTCGCCGGCGGCCCCATTATCCTGACCCCCGAGGAGCGCATGACGTCCGCCGAAGCACAGCAATTAGAAGCTGCCGGCGCGGAGCTCGTGAGCACCGGAACCGGAAGCGTCACCGAAGCCATCGCTGCACTGCGCGAACGCGGCGCAACGCGCATCTCCTGCGAGGGCGGGCCATCCATCTACTCCGCGTTCATCGAATCCGGACTACTGGATAAGCTCTACCTGACCATAGATCCACATATCTCGCCATCCGTGGAGAAGCCCGTTGTGGACGGCACTGCCACCTCCCCGGCACTACGACTGGAGCTGGAGAACGCCACACCCGTCGACAGCACGGTGTTTCTGCGCTACCGGCGCATATCCACCCCGTAA
- a CDS encoding glycosyltransferase family 87 protein, protein MTSLAPPSLTTARLWTAAAWPAAVILVLHRVFVLAFTGTVTDDFGTVYRAIRRFWEGIPVYEQDYSSVEPLYLYNPGATLLLSPMGAVSEEHARYAFILANAAAIIAALALLTRYVGRSLRGPVWPVSIAAAFATESVANTLVFTNINGLLLLAMAAFLVLLDRHSWAAGLCIGLAILVKPQFAPLLFLALVHKRWWVLGLGITVPVVTNLIAWPLVPGTEGFRAHLLPYLATTRDYANASWPGVRAYFDLPGTLYYPIWLFFALLCAAAILGLLRWRDSEPEFWALSTTGIIMVGIFFLSSLGQQYYSMWLFPMMFTVLLTRSVFHSWGAWLAAILFLGPFEWTSSSMPTAAQWMSVFIATIGWGLLIIVTASSVAGWWTAERSTGPRPRADDKIRA, encoded by the coding sequence GTGACTTCTCTGGCCCCACCTTCCCTGACCACTGCCCGCCTGTGGACAGCCGCCGCGTGGCCGGCCGCCGTCATACTGGTGCTTCACCGAGTCTTCGTGCTCGCGTTTACCGGCACGGTGACGGATGATTTCGGCACGGTTTACCGCGCTATTCGCCGCTTCTGGGAGGGCATTCCTGTGTATGAACAGGACTACTCCTCCGTGGAGCCGCTGTATCTCTACAACCCTGGAGCAACGCTCCTCCTCTCCCCCATGGGGGCAGTGTCCGAGGAACACGCGCGCTACGCCTTCATCCTCGCCAACGCAGCAGCCATCATCGCAGCCTTAGCGCTCCTGACGCGCTACGTGGGGCGCAGTCTGCGCGGGCCCGTATGGCCGGTCAGCATCGCAGCGGCCTTCGCCACAGAATCTGTTGCCAACACCCTTGTTTTCACTAACATCAACGGCCTGTTATTACTCGCCATGGCCGCGTTCCTCGTGCTGCTAGATCGGCACAGCTGGGCCGCAGGTCTCTGCATCGGGCTGGCCATCCTTGTTAAGCCCCAATTCGCACCCCTACTTTTCCTCGCGCTCGTTCACAAGCGCTGGTGGGTACTGGGCCTCGGCATAACCGTTCCTGTAGTTACCAACCTGATTGCTTGGCCACTTGTTCCCGGCACGGAAGGCTTCCGCGCGCACCTTCTCCCTTACCTAGCCACCACCCGCGACTACGCGAACGCGTCTTGGCCGGGAGTACGAGCTTACTTTGATCTGCCAGGTACGCTTTATTACCCCATCTGGCTGTTCTTCGCCCTGCTCTGCGCTGCAGCCATCCTTGGGCTTCTACGCTGGCGAGACTCCGAGCCCGAATTCTGGGCACTGAGCACCACCGGAATCATCATGGTCGGTATTTTCTTTCTCTCCTCCTTGGGCCAGCAGTACTATTCCATGTGGCTCTTCCCCATGATGTTCACGGTGCTGCTAACGCGTTCGGTATTTCACTCGTGGGGTGCATGGCTAGCAGCAATTTTATTCTTGGGGCCGTTCGAGTGGACGTCGTCAAGCATGCCCACCGCAGCACAGTGGATGAGCGTCTTCATCGCCACTATCGGCTGGGGATTGCTCATTATTGTCACCGCGTCGTCCGTCGCCGGCTGGTGGACAGCAGAGCGCAGTACTGGCCCGCGGCCTAGAGCGGACGATAAAATCCGAGCATGA
- the msrB gene encoding peptide-methionine (R)-S-oxide reductase MsrB, producing the protein MTNFKLIADTEWRKRLSPEEYYVLREAGTEPPHVGEYTNTTTEGVYSCKACGAELFRSTEKFESHCGWPSFFSPLAGDTVIEREDNSLGMRRIEVLCANCESHLGHVFEGEGYDTPTDLRYCINSICLDLEEKPVED; encoded by the coding sequence ATGACCAATTTTAAGCTCATTGCAGATACCGAATGGCGCAAGCGGCTTTCACCCGAAGAGTATTACGTCCTGCGCGAAGCCGGCACCGAACCGCCACACGTTGGCGAATACACCAACACCACCACCGAGGGCGTGTACTCCTGCAAAGCGTGCGGCGCAGAACTTTTCCGCTCGACCGAAAAATTCGAGTCGCACTGCGGCTGGCCGTCGTTCTTCTCCCCGCTTGCCGGCGACACAGTCATTGAGCGCGAGGACAACTCACTCGGTATGCGCCGTATCGAGGTGCTCTGCGCGAATTGCGAGTCACACTTGGGCCATGTCTTTGAAGGCGAGGGGTACGATACTCCGACCGATCTTCGCTACTGCATCAACTCGATCTGCCTCGACCTTGAAGAAAAGCCGGTGGAAGACTAA
- the hemQ gene encoding hydrogen peroxide-dependent heme synthase — protein sequence MSKVNFNELNKVQRYSQHAVFQVIPGTLGSERQDAIAQAQKFFSDLAETGVVTVRGIYDLSGMRESADFMIWWHAEEFADIQKAFADFRRETVLGQVSEVTWVGNALHRPAEFNKSHLPSFIMGEEPGEWISVYPFVRSYDWYTMDEEKRRRILMEHGMQARDYPDVRANTVPAFALGDYEWILAFEAPELHRIVDLMYLMRYTEARHHVREEIPFHTGRRVKDVAELMEILP from the coding sequence ATGTCGAAGGTCAACTTCAACGAGCTCAACAAGGTCCAGCGGTATTCGCAGCACGCGGTATTTCAGGTCATCCCTGGTACATTGGGCTCGGAGCGTCAAGACGCTATCGCACAGGCGCAGAAGTTCTTTTCCGATCTGGCAGAGACCGGTGTGGTTACCGTGCGTGGTATCTATGACCTGTCCGGCATGCGTGAGTCCGCTGACTTTATGATTTGGTGGCATGCGGAGGAGTTTGCTGATATTCAGAAGGCCTTTGCTGACTTCCGCCGTGAGACCGTCCTGGGGCAGGTTTCCGAAGTGACGTGGGTTGGTAACGCGCTGCACCGTCCAGCTGAGTTCAACAAGTCGCATCTGCCGTCCTTCATCATGGGCGAGGAGCCGGGCGAGTGGATTTCAGTGTACCCATTCGTGCGCTCTTACGATTGGTACACCATGGATGAGGAGAAGCGCCGCCGGATCCTCATGGAGCACGGTATGCAGGCGCGCGACTACCCGGATGTGCGCGCTAACACCGTGCCAGCTTTCGCCTTGGGGGATTATGAATGGATTCTCGCTTTTGAAGCCCCGGAGCTGCACCGCATCGTGGATCTGATGTATCTCATGCGCTACACCGAGGCCCGTCACCACGTGCGCGAGGAGATTCCGTTCCACACCGGCCGCCGTGTTAAGGACGTCGCCGAGCTGATGGAAATCTTGCCTTAA